A genomic segment from Ptychodera flava strain L36383 chromosome 19, AS_Pfla_20210202, whole genome shotgun sequence encodes:
- the LOC139118859 gene encoding uncharacterized protein, whose amino-acid sequence MRKVRRLSAGMAIVVDQSAKEPLWTGQEIEKFWVILQPYMERLIRGQLPLPECVVDLEWCKFDRSSHKDRQTCLCCVQELMWNGKYSEATALLKKTLNFYDADASNKGARPDRIERELQLMRSLFANQRFHRVYGQSDHFLPD is encoded by the exons ATGAGGAAAGTCAGAAGACTATCCGCTGGAATGGCAATCGTGGTTGACCAGTCGGCAAAAGAACCGTTGTGGACCGGACAGGAGATCGAAAAATTCTGGGTGATACTGCAGCCGTACATGGAACGTTTGATCCGCGGGCAGCTGCCTCTGCCTGAGTGCGTTGTCGACCTGGAGTGGTGCAAATTCGACCGCTCGAGCCACAAGGACAGACAGACTTGCCTGTGCTGCGTGCAGGAGCTGATGTGGAACGGTAAATACAGTGAGGCCACGGCGCTTCTCAAAAAGACTCTGAACTTCTACGATGCCGATGCATCGAACAAAGGAGCCAGACCCGATAGGATTGAACGTGAACTGCAACTCATGAGAAGTCTCTTTGCAAATCAAAGGTTTCACAG GGTATATGGACAGAGTGATCACTTCCTCCCAGACTGA
- the LOC139118860 gene encoding uncharacterized protein, with translation MLLLVLKCTACQHKTGWNSQPYVGNIPAGNILLSSAILTSGALVSKVLRIFSHMRVAAITARTFFRHQSQLLLPSIRHVWAEQRTWLLASLQADQRDLVLGGDGRSDSPGHSAKFGSYTVIELVANVIIDMQLVQSNEVGGAVRMEKEGLIRSLADLEGEGLTIGTIVTDRHVQIRKWLRENMPNVEHLFDVWHIAKGLKKKLLAIANERECRELQPWIPSIINHLYWCAVSTPPGEPATVLAKWVSVLNHMVNVHTHNDALFPSCLHGRLQGREARKQWLQPCK, from the exons ATGCTATTGCTGGTATTGAAGTGTAcagcttgccaacacaaaaCAGGGTGGAACAGCCAGCCATATGTCGGCAATATACCAGCTGGCAATATTTTGCTGTCGTCAGCTATATTGACTTCTGGTGCTCTGGTCAGCAAAGTTTTGCgtattttttctcacatgaGGGTTGCTGCTATAACAGCCAGAACATTCTTTAGACACCAGTCCCAGTTGTTGCTGCCTTCAATTAGGCATGTATGGGCTGAACAAAGGACGTGGCTCCTGGCATCTCTTCAGGCCGATCAACGAGACCTGGTGCTTGGTGGTGATGGCCGATCTGACAGCCCAGGTCATTCTGCAAAGTTTGGCTCGTACACTGTCATTGAACTAGTGGCCAATGTAATCATCGACATGCAACTGGTTCAG AGCAACGAGGTTGGTGGAGCAGTTAGAATGGAAAAGGAAGGGCTGATTAGATCTCTGGCAGATTTGGAGGGAGAAGGCCTCACCATTGGCACGATTGTGACAGACAGGCATGTTCAGATCCGAAAGTGGCTGCGAGAGAACATGCCCAATGTCGAACACCTCTTTGATGTTTGGCACATCGCTAAAG gACTGAAGAAGAAATTGCTAGCAATTGCCAATGAGAGAGAGTGTCGAGAGTTACAACCGTGGATACCTAGTATTATTAATCATTTGTATTGGTGTGCAGTGTCTACCCCTCCAGGAGAACCAGCAACTGTCTTGGCGAAATGGGTCTCTGTTCTCAATCACATGGTTAATGTTCATACCCACAACGATGCACTCTTTCCATCATGTCTCCATGGACGCTTGCAAGGCAGAGAAGCCAGAAAACAATGGCTGCAGCCATGTAAGTAA
- the LOC139118082 gene encoding uncharacterized protein → MPYPVFLFDLLRSPLVETPNGENRQLWRNWPGKGKLLSYSNQIPKHMFYRYMKVKKMQWKSLGRLHQLWHSNYVECKTSEIGVQTDAMPVPAVVESSSVDTACDAQQSSCRCDEPASPLNAADHRSDDDDFIPSDSESNTTVSSVSSVLTDDSTPSVHDDQKYIIFWSCLLSLIRLIHCPRCVKLT, encoded by the exons ATGCCGTACCCAGTATTTTTATTCGACCTGCTGCGGAGTCCGTTAGTCGAGACCCCAAACGGAGAAAATCGACAGCTGTGGAGAAACTGGCCAGGAAAAGG GAAGTTGCTGAGTTACTCAAACCAAATACCCAAGCACATGTTTTACCGGTACATGAAGGTGAAGAAGATGCAGTGGAAGAGTCTGGgaaggttacatcaactgtg GCACTCAAACTACGTTGAATGTAAAACATCTGAGATTGGGGTCCAGACAGATGCAATGCCAGTACCAGCCGTTGTAGAGAGTTCATCTGTTGACACAGCCTGTGATGCACAACAGTCATCGTGCAGATGTGATGAGCCTGCCAGTCCATTGAATGCAGCTGATCACcgaagtgatgatgatgacttcATCCCATCTGACAGCGAGTCCAACACCACTGTATCCAGTGTTTCCAGTGTGTTGACCGATGACAGTACGCCGTCTGTACATGATGACCAGAAGTATATCATTTTCTGGTCATGTTTGCTTTCATTGATCAGGCTGATCCACTGTCCAAGGTGTGTGAAGCTAACATGA
- the LOC139118861 gene encoding uncharacterized protein: protein MVKLERLLTSTALLQDIRQMSGQEQTSSLQVFHSLLNQFEPKMYCFSYHGQSCRTLLAILHFNENAGRNQQHTEGDEARYRLQFPKWKKGGYTVRKILEEPSFDYVTEILREVIAMCHVHVNERNMTEQEQPPPLCDGVERPTIEDAVAATIRRFAAHPNPRDRRT, encoded by the exons ATGGTTAAACTGGAACGCCTTCTCACATCCACTGCACTGTTGCAAGATATCAGACAAATGTCAGGACAGGAGCAAACATCTTCCCTACAGGTCTTCCACAGTTTGCTAAATCAGTTTGAGCCGAAAATGTATTGCTTCTCATATCATGGACAGTCATGCAG GACACTGCTGGCCATATTACACTTCAATGAAAATGCTGGACGCAACCAACAGCATACAGAAGGTGATGAGGCACGATATCGACTGCAATTTCCTAAATGGAAGAAAGGCGGTTATACAGTGCGCAAGATACTAGAAGAGCCATCTTTTG ATTATGTCACAGAGATACTCAGAGAAGTGATTGCCATGTGCCACGTCCATGTCAATGAACGCAACATGACAGAACAGGAACAGCCACCTCCCCTGTGTGATGGTGTTGAGCGGCCAACAATAGAAGATGCAGTAGCTGCAACAATTAGGCGATTCGCTGCTCATCCTAACCCTCGAGACAGGCGTACCTAA